One window of Ralstonia pickettii DTP0602 genomic DNA carries:
- a CDS encoding biopolymer transporter ExbD (K03560: tolR; biopolymer transport protein TolR) produces the protein MAAIQRRGGSRRRASADINVVPYIDVMLVLLVIFMVAAPIVSPATVDLPTVANATPQQKAPPIVVTVHESGQLTARGKDNAGNAFERKLDKQGLLDFVHQRQNENPDQPVVIAADRSVKYEAVLDVMSILKADGIKRVGLMVKSKTS, from the coding sequence ATGGCAGCCATTCAGCGCCGCGGCGGCTCGCGCCGCCGGGCAAGCGCCGACATCAATGTCGTGCCATATATCGACGTCATGCTCGTGCTGCTGGTCATCTTCATGGTGGCGGCGCCGATCGTGAGTCCTGCCACCGTGGACCTGCCCACCGTGGCCAACGCCACGCCGCAGCAGAAGGCGCCGCCGATCGTGGTCACCGTGCACGAGAGCGGCCAGCTCACCGCGCGCGGCAAGGACAACGCCGGCAATGCCTTCGAGCGCAAGCTCGACAAGCAGGGCCTGCTCGACTTCGTGCACCAGCGCCAGAACGAGAATCCCGACCAGCCGGTGGTGATTGCCGCCGACCGCTCGGTCAAGTACGAGGCGGTGCTCGACGTGATGTCGATCCTGAAGGCCGACGGCATCAAGCGCGTCGGCCTGATGGTCAAGTCCAAGACCTCCTGA
- a CDS encoding protein tolQ (K03562: tolQ; biopolymer transport protein TolQ) — MNPVTVTQDMSIITLVLHASLLAQAVMVLLLVMSLFSWTYIFRKHLAVRSARTQTEGFERDFWAGGDLQALYNSAVNNRHNTGALERIFESGMGEFLKARERGNEAGALLDAARRAMRAAYQREMDVLESHLPFLASVGSVSPYIGLFGTVWGIMNAFRGLSNVQQATLASVAPGIAEALVATAIGLFAAIPAVIAYNRYATEIDRLAIRFESFMEEFLNILQRQAR; from the coding sequence ATGAATCCCGTGACCGTCACACAAGACATGTCGATCATTACGCTGGTGCTCCACGCCAGCCTGCTGGCACAGGCCGTCATGGTGCTGTTGCTCGTCATGTCGCTGTTTTCGTGGACCTATATCTTCCGCAAGCACCTGGCGGTGCGCTCGGCGCGAACCCAGACCGAGGGGTTCGAGCGCGACTTCTGGGCCGGCGGCGACCTGCAGGCGCTATATAACAGTGCTGTCAACAACCGCCACAACACCGGCGCGCTGGAACGGATCTTCGAATCCGGCATGGGCGAGTTCCTGAAGGCACGCGAGCGCGGCAACGAAGCCGGCGCGCTGCTCGACGCGGCCCGTCGCGCCATGCGCGCAGCCTACCAGCGCGAGATGGACGTGCTCGAGTCGCACCTGCCGTTCCTGGCATCGGTCGGCTCGGTCAGCCCGTATATCGGCCTGTTCGGCACGGTGTGGGGGATCATGAATGCGTTCCGTGGTCTGTCGAATGTGCAGCAGGCGACGCTCGCCTCGGTGGCCCCCGGCATCGCCGAAGCGCTGGTAGCCACGGCCATCGGCCTGTTCGCGGCCATCCCGGCGGTGATCGCCTATAACCGCTACGCCACGGAGATCGACCGCCTGGCGATCCGGTTCGAGAGCTTCATGGAAGAGTTCCTGAACATCCTGCAACGCCAGGCCCGCTAA
- a CDS encoding 4-hydroxybenzoyl-CoA thioesterase (K07107: ybgC; acyl-CoA thioester hydrolase [EC:3.1.2.-]), with the protein MVARSVARRVRPPQAVGPPAKPWQGLASNLLLQTSRAGLHEAPALSVTIAAMTNFVWTLRVYWEDTDAGGVVFYANYLKFFERARTEWLRSLGIEQQALADEAGVVFIVRSTAVDYNAPARLDDQLDIRTRIDRVGPASVQFTQEAWRAELLLATGAIRVGCVDRSTFRPAPIPAPVLATIKSAR; encoded by the coding sequence ATGGTTGCGCGCAGTGTAGCGCGGAGAGTGCGCCCGCCGCAAGCCGTCGGCCCGCCAGCCAAGCCCTGGCAAGGGCTGGCCAGCAACTTGCTGTTGCAAACTAGTCGTGCGGGTTTACACGAAGCGCCGGCGCTCTCCGTTACAATCGCGGCCATGACAAACTTTGTCTGGACCCTGCGGGTGTACTGGGAAGACACCGACGCGGGCGGCGTAGTGTTCTACGCCAACTATCTGAAGTTCTTCGAACGAGCCCGCACCGAGTGGCTGCGCTCGCTCGGCATCGAACAGCAGGCGCTCGCCGACGAGGCGGGCGTGGTGTTTATCGTCCGCAGCACCGCGGTGGACTACAATGCGCCCGCCCGGCTGGACGACCAGCTCGATATCCGCACGCGCATCGACCGGGTCGGACCGGCCTCGGTCCAGTTCACCCAGGAAGCCTGGCGCGCCGAGCTGTTGCTGGCCACCGGCGCCATTCGCGTTGGATGTGTCGATCGAAGCACTTTCCGTCCCGCCCCGATTCCCGCCCCCGTCCTAGCTACCATCAAGTCCGCCCGATGA
- a CDS encoding serine hydroxymethyltransferase (K00600: glyA, SHMT; glycine hydroxymethyltransferase [EC:2.1.2.1]) — MFERSRFTIDQIDPEVFAAIQKENQRQEDHIELIASENYTSPAVMAAQGSQLTNKYAEGYPGKRYYGGCEYVDVVEQLAIERVKQLFGAEAANVQPNSGSQANQGVFFAMLKPGDTIMGMSLAEGGHLTHGMALNMSGKWFNVVSYGLNAQEDIDYDALEKLAQEKKPKLIIAGASAFALRIDFERISKVAKSIGAYFMVDMAHYAGLIAAGVYPNPVPHADFVTTTTHKSLRGPRGGVILMKAEHEKAINSAIFPGIQGGPLMHVIAGKAVAFKEALTPEFKEYQQQVVKNAAVLAETLIARGLRIVSGRTESHVMLVDLRAKNITGKEAERILGEAHITVNKNAIPNDPEKPFVTSGIRLGSPAMTTRGFKEEEARVVGNLIADVLDNPHDAANIASVREQVAALTKRFPVYG, encoded by the coding sequence ATGTTCGAACGCAGCCGTTTTACGATCGACCAGATCGACCCCGAGGTCTTTGCCGCCATCCAGAAGGAAAACCAGCGCCAGGAAGATCACATCGAGCTGATCGCTTCCGAAAACTACACGTCGCCGGCCGTGATGGCCGCGCAGGGTTCGCAGCTGACCAACAAGTACGCCGAGGGCTACCCCGGCAAGCGCTACTACGGCGGCTGCGAATACGTCGACGTCGTCGAGCAGCTGGCCATTGAACGCGTCAAGCAGCTGTTCGGCGCCGAAGCCGCCAACGTGCAGCCCAACTCGGGCTCGCAAGCCAACCAGGGCGTGTTCTTCGCCATGCTCAAGCCGGGCGACACCATCATGGGCATGAGCCTGGCCGAAGGCGGCCACCTGACCCACGGCATGGCCCTGAACATGAGCGGCAAGTGGTTCAACGTGGTCAGCTACGGCCTGAACGCCCAGGAAGACATCGACTACGATGCACTGGAAAAGCTGGCGCAAGAGAAGAAGCCCAAGCTGATCATCGCCGGCGCCTCGGCCTTCGCACTGCGCATCGACTTCGAACGCATCAGCAAGGTCGCCAAGTCGATCGGCGCTTACTTCATGGTCGACATGGCCCACTACGCCGGCCTGATCGCCGCGGGCGTCTACCCGAACCCGGTGCCGCACGCCGACTTCGTCACCACCACCACGCACAAGAGCCTGCGCGGCCCGCGCGGCGGCGTGATCCTGATGAAGGCCGAGCACGAGAAGGCCATCAACTCGGCGATCTTCCCCGGCATCCAGGGCGGCCCGCTGATGCACGTGATCGCTGGCAAGGCGGTGGCGTTCAAGGAAGCGCTGACCCCCGAGTTCAAGGAATACCAGCAGCAAGTGGTGAAGAATGCCGCCGTGCTGGCCGAGACCCTGATCGCGCGCGGCCTGCGCATCGTCTCGGGCCGCACCGAAAGCCACGTGATGCTGGTCGACCTGCGCGCCAAGAACATCACCGGCAAGGAAGCCGAGCGCATCCTTGGCGAGGCTCATATCACCGTCAACAAGAACGCCATCCCCAACGATCCGGAAAAGCCATTCGTGACCTCGGGCATCCGCCTGGGCTCGCCGGCCATGACCACGCGCGGCTTCAAGGAAGAAGAAGCCCGCGTCGTCGGCAACCTGATCGCCGATGTGCTGGACAACCCGCACGACGCCGCGAACATCGCCAGCGTGCGCGAGCAGGTGGCCGCCCTGACCAAGCGTTTCCCGGTCTACGGCTGA
- a CDS encoding NrdR family transcriptional regulator (K07738: nrdR; transcriptional repressor NrdR), translating into MKCPFCGHSNTQVLDTRMSEDGDAVRRRRRCEACDRRFTTYERIELFFPAIVKKNGSRVDYTRAKLKDSMRLALRKRPVSAEAIDEAITRIEEKLLSLGEKEIPSSQVGELVMRELRKLDKIAYIRFASVYRSFEDVSEFSDVLAEVTAGNSKR; encoded by the coding sequence ATGAAATGTCCCTTTTGCGGTCATTCCAATACCCAGGTACTCGACACGCGCATGTCGGAAGACGGCGATGCCGTGCGCCGGCGCCGCCGCTGCGAGGCCTGCGATCGCCGCTTCACCACCTATGAGCGGATCGAGCTGTTCTTCCCCGCCATCGTCAAGAAAAACGGTTCGCGCGTGGACTACACGCGCGCCAAGCTGAAGGATTCGATGCGCCTGGCGCTGCGCAAGCGCCCGGTCTCGGCCGAGGCCATCGATGAAGCCATCACCCGCATCGAAGAAAAGCTGCTGTCGCTGGGCGAGAAGGAAATCCCCAGCAGCCAGGTCGGCGAACTGGTGATGCGCGAGCTGCGCAAGCTCGACAAGATTGCCTATATCCGCTTTGCTTCGGTGTACCGGAGCTTCGAGGATGTGTCGGAGTTCTCCGACGTGCTCGCGGAAGTGACCGCGGGCAACAGCAAGCGCTAG
- a CDS encoding hypothetical protein (K02655: pilE; type IV pilus assembly protein PilE), translated as MTNRFRNRRDMRGVTLIELMVTVVILGIIASVAIPNYTEYVRRGYRTDARGMMTEAAQQLERFRSVNGRYDQTPAGVAFALPAALRTSPRDSNRVRYNISIVANTLTANGYWLQAVPVDAADACGIYLLDQTGARLNTVGANPAVYLQNCWER; from the coding sequence ATGACGAACCGCTTCCGCAACCGCCGCGACATGCGCGGCGTGACGCTGATCGAGCTGATGGTGACGGTGGTGATCCTGGGCATCATCGCCTCGGTCGCCATCCCCAACTACACCGAGTATGTGCGGCGCGGCTACCGCACCGATGCGCGCGGCATGATGACCGAGGCGGCGCAGCAGCTCGAGCGCTTCCGCTCGGTCAACGGCCGCTATGACCAGACCCCGGCCGGCGTGGCGTTCGCGCTGCCGGCGGCACTGCGGACTTCGCCGCGTGACAGCAACCGGGTGCGCTACAACATCTCGATCGTGGCCAATACGCTGACGGCAAACGGCTACTGGCTGCAGGCGGTACCGGTGGATGCGGCGGACGCGTGCGGCATCTACCTGCTCGACCAGACGGGCGCGCGGCTGAACACGGTCGGGGCCAACCCGGCCGTGTACCTGCAGAACTGCTGGGAGCGATAA
- a CDS encoding hypothetical protein (K02674: pilY1; type IV pilus assembly protein PilY1), with protein sequence MTVFSKGFRRSVAATVACATAMLPVSAGHAAISQQPLIFSTSVAPNVMFTLDDSGSMMFEITPESLSPNGTESKWDLTPSGDDDNWLIYTFPLPSGGRVYSGNGSYYSGRKASVVNFSISSLAAARYRTATLNVSYYNPDVTYRPWFDPANKLVNADPKQAYYNPMLTGKGSIDLTSDKTVETYWLSNDGKSYSKKEVTFYPALYYRYDPTLSNCNKTTSDLDCFKRYEVKSGFTFPHNGKRTDCAAATSCTYAEEIQNFANWFQYYRSRILAMRAAVGQAFAGQNEAIRVGFTSINDDTESGTSTYAGIRRAVAPFDTTNKPQFYQDFYSLGISANGTPLLGGMETVGKYFQNNAQPWTEPGSTKESACRASYHILSTDGYYSDSTSVGNIDNNKGSKISPVSGTAYQYQPVTPYKDDYSNTLADAAMKYWVNDLRTTENRVPTNARDEAFWQHLVTFTLGLGVKGSLESDPNNQPSNPNASRSDVLDAILAKLKAGTISWPKASSSDQTKIDDLWHAAVNTRGDNYSAGDATGLAEALNNALTQIASRSGSSSSAATNSTTLNTDTALFLTRFRSGAWTGELLSQSFNATDRTFSIQNWNAYQKMPAAASRKIYTWSPGGTAPVGKPFTWASDSDASLSTAQKTALGGDKAIVSYLRGDTTLEKRNGGKYRDRVTDNGSGSAVSNVLGDIVNSSPIYVKAADAGYDYLKADGGGSYFSFLANNRTNRRPMIYVGANDGMLHGFDALTGAEKFAYLPNQAIVGTNSVKALASPDYVHRFFVDATPSAGDVFIPSGSGSTASWRTVLVGGMGAGGKGMFALDVTDPANFDEKKVMWEIAGDTEADLGYTIGTPVIGRVNSGKWVAIFGNGYESSSGKAVLYIVDLANPFATGGIQKIYADPKETTATGNGLSSPEVVYDDNLTIQAVYAGDLKGRLWKFDLSGANPSAWAARMGTTQGAPLFTAVSASNVAQPITAAPTALINPKDPNKGFLLTFGTGRFYDAADTAATGYNSVYGVWDNNVSSATRGNLRAQGLATGSMMVDGAARTVFTLSSNTVDYTTQRGWYIDLLAQGERVVVKPKVDAERLVVTTLTPSTDECVGGISSNLFDFAALTGGALTYSVLDVSSDGKIDGDDSLKINNKVLVVSGIAQQGNFGSTIFTGGGGSSDHLKVASATTGDVISVVEKGNIARNRLSWRQISQ encoded by the coding sequence ATGACAGTCTTCAGCAAAGGGTTCCGCCGGTCCGTCGCGGCCACGGTGGCATGCGCGACAGCGATGCTGCCGGTATCGGCCGGCCATGCCGCGATTTCGCAGCAGCCGCTGATCTTCAGCACGTCGGTGGCGCCGAACGTGATGTTCACGCTGGATGACTCGGGCTCGATGATGTTCGAAATCACGCCGGAGAGTCTGTCGCCGAATGGAACGGAATCGAAATGGGACCTGACGCCGAGCGGTGATGACGACAACTGGCTGATTTATACCTTCCCGTTGCCATCCGGCGGCCGTGTCTATTCGGGCAATGGCAGTTACTACTCCGGCAGAAAGGCCTCGGTAGTGAACTTCAGCATCAGCTCGCTTGCGGCAGCGCGATATCGGACGGCGACGCTGAACGTTTCCTACTACAACCCCGACGTCACCTACCGCCCGTGGTTCGATCCGGCCAACAAGCTGGTCAACGCCGACCCGAAGCAGGCGTATTACAACCCGATGCTGACGGGCAAGGGCTCGATCGACCTGACCAGCGACAAGACGGTAGAGACATACTGGCTCAGCAATGACGGGAAGAGCTATTCAAAAAAAGAAGTCACTTTCTACCCCGCGCTCTACTACCGATACGATCCGACGCTCAGCAACTGCAACAAGACCACGTCGGACCTGGATTGCTTCAAGCGCTACGAGGTCAAGTCCGGATTCACCTTCCCGCACAACGGCAAGCGCACGGACTGCGCAGCGGCGACAAGCTGCACCTACGCAGAGGAAATCCAGAACTTCGCCAACTGGTTCCAGTACTACCGCTCGCGCATCCTGGCCATGCGCGCCGCGGTAGGGCAGGCGTTCGCGGGGCAGAACGAAGCCATCCGCGTGGGCTTTACCTCCATCAACGACGACACCGAGTCGGGCACTTCGACCTACGCCGGCATCCGCCGCGCGGTGGCGCCCTTCGATACCACCAACAAGCCCCAGTTCTACCAGGACTTCTACAGCCTGGGCATCAGCGCCAACGGCACGCCGCTGCTCGGTGGGATGGAGACTGTAGGCAAGTACTTCCAGAACAACGCCCAGCCGTGGACTGAGCCCGGTAGCACCAAGGAAAGCGCCTGCCGCGCCAGCTACCACATCTTGTCGACCGATGGTTACTATTCGGACAGCACCTCGGTCGGCAATATCGATAACAACAAGGGATCGAAGATTTCGCCGGTGTCGGGCACGGCTTACCAATACCAGCCGGTGACGCCGTACAAGGACGACTACTCCAACACGCTCGCCGACGCGGCGATGAAGTACTGGGTCAATGACCTGCGCACGACCGAGAACCGCGTGCCGACCAATGCCCGCGACGAAGCCTTCTGGCAGCACCTGGTCACGTTCACGCTGGGGCTCGGCGTCAAGGGGTCGCTGGAGTCGGATCCGAACAACCAGCCGAGCAACCCCAATGCCTCGCGCAGTGACGTGCTTGATGCCATCCTGGCCAAGCTGAAGGCGGGCACGATTTCCTGGCCCAAGGCGTCCAGCAGCGACCAGACCAAGATCGATGACCTCTGGCACGCGGCGGTCAACACGCGCGGCGACAACTACAGCGCCGGCGATGCTACCGGCCTTGCCGAGGCGCTGAACAACGCACTGACGCAGATCGCCTCGCGCAGCGGCTCGTCGTCATCGGCCGCGACCAACTCGACCACGCTGAACACCGATACCGCGCTGTTCCTGACGCGCTTCCGCTCCGGGGCCTGGACCGGCGAGCTGCTGTCGCAGAGCTTTAACGCGACCGATCGCACCTTCTCGATCCAGAACTGGAACGCGTACCAGAAGATGCCCGCTGCCGCGTCGCGCAAAATCTATACATGGTCGCCGGGCGGCACCGCTCCCGTCGGCAAGCCCTTCACCTGGGCCAGCGACAGCGATGCTTCGCTGTCCACCGCGCAGAAGACCGCGCTGGGCGGCGACAAGGCCATCGTCTCCTACCTGCGCGGCGATACCACGCTGGAGAAGCGCAACGGCGGCAAATACCGCGACCGCGTGACCGACAACGGCAGCGGCAGCGCGGTGTCCAACGTGCTGGGCGATATCGTCAACTCCTCGCCGATCTACGTGAAGGCGGCGGACGCCGGCTACGACTACCTGAAGGCAGACGGCGGCGGCAGCTACTTCTCCTTCCTCGCCAACAACCGCACCAACCGCAGGCCGATGATCTATGTCGGCGCCAACGACGGCATGCTGCACGGCTTCGATGCGCTGACCGGCGCCGAGAAGTTCGCCTACCTGCCCAACCAGGCGATCGTCGGCACCAACTCGGTCAAGGCGCTGGCCTCGCCGGACTATGTCCACCGCTTCTTCGTCGATGCCACGCCGAGCGCCGGCGATGTCTTTATCCCCAGCGGCTCCGGAAGTACGGCCAGCTGGCGCACGGTGCTGGTTGGCGGCATGGGGGCAGGAGGCAAGGGCATGTTCGCACTCGACGTGACCGACCCGGCGAACTTCGACGAGAAGAAGGTCATGTGGGAGATCGCCGGCGATACCGAGGCGGACCTGGGATACACCATCGGCACGCCGGTGATCGGGCGCGTCAACAGCGGCAAGTGGGTGGCGATCTTCGGCAACGGCTATGAGAGCAGCTCTGGCAAGGCCGTGCTTTATATCGTCGACCTGGCGAACCCGTTCGCCACCGGCGGCATCCAGAAGATCTATGCCGATCCCAAGGAAACCACGGCTACCGGCAACGGCCTGAGCAGCCCGGAAGTGGTCTATGACGACAACCTGACCATCCAGGCCGTCTATGCCGGCGACCTGAAGGGCCGGCTGTGGAAGTTCGACCTGTCCGGCGCCAACCCGTCGGCATGGGCCGCGCGCATGGGTACCACGCAGGGCGCGCCGCTGTTCACCGCGGTGAGCGCGTCCAACGTGGCCCAGCCGATCACGGCGGCACCGACCGCGCTGATCAATCCCAAGGACCCGAACAAGGGCTTCCTGCTGACCTTCGGCACCGGCCGCTTCTACGATGCCGCCGACACCGCCGCCACCGGCTACAACTCGGTCTACGGCGTGTGGGACAACAATGTCTCGTCGGCCACGCGCGGCAACCTGCGCGCGCAGGGGCTGGCCACCGGCTCGATGATGGTGGACGGGGCAGCGCGCACGGTATTCACGCTCAGCAGCAACACCGTCGACTACACCACGCAGCGCGGCTGGTATATCGACCTGCTGGCCCAGGGCGAGCGCGTGGTGGTAAAGCCCAAGGTGGATGCGGAACGGCTGGTGGTCACCACGCTGACACCGTCCACCGATGAATGCGTGGGTGGCATCAGCTCCAACCTGTTCGACTTTGCCGCGCTGACCGGCGGGGCGCTGACGTACTCTGTGCTCGACGTAAGCAGCGACGGCAAGATCGACGGTGACGACAGCCTGAAGATCAACAATAAGGTGCTGGTGGTGTCCGGTATTGCGCAGCAGGGCAATTTCGGTTCGACCATCTTCACCGGGGGCGGTGGCAGCAGCGACCACCTCAAGGTCGCCAGTGCCACCACCGGCGATGTGATCAGCGTGGTGGAGAAAGGCAATATCGCCCGCAACCGGCTGTCGTGGAGGCAGATATCCCAATGA
- a CDS encoding hypothetical protein (K02673: pilX; type IV pilus assembly protein PilX), with protein sequence MRKNAIRKHPPLRARRHARGVVLVVALVIIVIVSMLTVWSMRGSLFDERLAGNNRDHQVAFQAAELGLRFCEGVVVTGQPAALFNRMYRKDMSAIVNAATPPVDSAGQLKLGYLDANGRQFWEVPSNWDTSVNAEPNTNVIVIPASDGVTLREAAAAPRCFIEEIRKPSKVRNTQTGMPINIHYRVTALGTGINAGTQVTLQSEVRQ encoded by the coding sequence ATGAGGAAGAATGCAATCCGGAAGCACCCGCCACTACGTGCGCGGCGCCATGCGCGCGGCGTGGTGCTGGTGGTGGCGCTGGTGATCATCGTGATCGTCTCGATGCTGACGGTCTGGAGCATGCGCGGCAGCCTGTTCGACGAACGCCTGGCGGGGAACAACCGCGACCACCAGGTGGCGTTCCAGGCGGCGGAGCTGGGGCTGCGCTTCTGCGAGGGGGTGGTGGTGACCGGGCAGCCGGCGGCGCTGTTCAACCGCATGTACCGCAAGGACATGAGTGCCATCGTCAACGCGGCAACCCCGCCGGTCGACAGCGCCGGCCAGCTAAAGCTCGGCTACCTCGATGCCAACGGCCGCCAGTTCTGGGAGGTGCCGTCCAACTGGGATACCAGCGTCAACGCCGAGCCCAATACCAACGTCATCGTCATTCCCGCCAGCGATGGCGTGACCCTGCGCGAAGCCGCGGCGGCGCCGCGCTGCTTTATCGAAGAGATCCGCAAGCCGTCCAAGGTCAGGAATACGCAGACCGGCATGCCGATCAATATCCACTACCGCGTCACTGCCCTGGGTACCGGCATCAACGCCGGCACGCAGGTCACGCTCCAGTCGGAGGTACGGCAATGA
- a CDS encoding hypothetical protein (K02672: pilW; type IV pilus assembly protein PilW) — MRYRHPSALIHRSRGRSLIEIMIALVLSLLLLGSITAFYLTTQRSTRTQEGLRSIDDGARWALSVMGDQLRLAGLGRVDLSLLSARPVTFDGAPVQGCDGGMADVNTGACIAVANANPDAVTVRYLRLDGSLSSMTDCNGRAIPVARGTAENAFYLVGSTLMCRGSDGATMAASRSEAILENVQDLQITYGLAQDADSANVTQYQPASALAAADWNRVVSVRVCLMVSDPSAVNADVATSFRDCGDNVQNVADGRVRRRFTSSFALRNRVG, encoded by the coding sequence ATGCGCTACCGTCACCCTTCGGCCCTGATCCATCGCAGCCGCGGGCGCTCGCTGATCGAGATCATGATCGCGCTGGTGCTCAGCCTGTTGCTGCTGGGCTCGATCACCGCGTTCTACCTGACCACGCAGCGCAGCACGCGCACGCAGGAAGGCCTGCGCAGCATCGATGATGGCGCGCGCTGGGCGCTGTCGGTGATGGGCGACCAGTTGCGCCTGGCCGGTCTTGGCCGGGTCGACCTGTCGCTGCTGAGCGCGCGGCCGGTGACCTTTGACGGCGCGCCGGTGCAGGGATGCGACGGCGGCATGGCGGATGTCAACACCGGTGCCTGCATTGCCGTGGCGAATGCAAATCCCGATGCCGTCACCGTGCGCTACCTGCGCCTGGACGGCTCGCTGTCGAGCATGACCGACTGCAACGGCCGCGCCATCCCGGTAGCGCGCGGCACGGCGGAGAACGCCTTTTACCTCGTGGGCTCGACGCTGATGTGCCGCGGCTCGGACGGCGCCACTATGGCGGCGTCGCGCTCCGAGGCCATCCTTGAAAACGTGCAGGACCTGCAGATCACCTACGGCCTGGCGCAGGATGCCGACTCGGCCAACGTGACGCAGTACCAGCCGGCCAGCGCGCTGGCGGCGGCAGACTGGAATCGCGTGGTCAGCGTGCGCGTGTGCCTGATGGTAAGCGATCCCAGCGCCGTCAACGCGGACGTGGCGACCAGCTTCCGCGACTGCGGCGACAACGTCCAGAACGTCGCCGACGGCCGCGTACGCCGGCGCTTTACCAGCAGCTTCGCGCTGCGTAACCGGGTGGGCTGA
- a CDS encoding hypothetical protein (K02671: pilV; type IV pilus assembly protein PilV), producing MQLIPRYKRRQSGTSLIEVLITMVLVAIVLIGMMSLQAASLRYRSGASVRYTIVDAATDLSERIRANTSALAEGVPEGANAYLDALAVQPPAAPAKDCSRVTCDGAEYAAWDVSQWWATLIAQLPGAGVASWTSPAAAAPAGTIPAGFVSYRLELYWKDPASTAAAADCSQAANNYFATLAGFDTRGVTCATVTLRP from the coding sequence ATGCAGTTGATCCCACGCTACAAGCGACGCCAGTCCGGCACCAGCCTGATCGAGGTGCTGATCACGATGGTGCTGGTTGCGATCGTGCTGATCGGCATGATGTCGCTGCAGGCGGCGTCGCTACGCTACCGCTCCGGTGCCAGCGTGCGCTACACCATCGTCGACGCGGCGACCGACCTGTCCGAGCGCATCCGCGCCAATACCTCGGCCCTGGCCGAGGGCGTTCCCGAGGGCGCGAACGCCTACCTCGATGCGCTGGCCGTGCAGCCGCCCGCGGCGCCGGCCAAGGACTGCAGCCGGGTCACTTGCGACGGCGCGGAATACGCCGCTTGGGACGTGTCGCAATGGTGGGCAACCCTGATCGCGCAACTGCCCGGCGCCGGAGTCGCTTCATGGACTTCGCCTGCCGCGGCGGCGCCCGCGGGCACCATTCCGGCCGGCTTTGTCAGCTACCGCCTCGAGCTCTACTGGAAGGATCCGGCCTCCACGGCTGCCGCGGCGGACTGCTCGCAGGCCGCGAACAACTATTTCGCCACGCTGGCCGGGTTTGATACCAGGGGAGTCACATGCGCTACCGTCACCCTTCGGCCCTGA
- a CDS encoding hypothetical protein (K02674: pilY1; type IV pilus assembly protein PilY1) has protein sequence MARGRFPFCRRLTTMPVGTSADACRPAFTKFRRLISGINTPAAPGYLYVQTRLPDGWQRGYLVLAASGESLGRLHDGAPRLHYATGHSLGLAGTLALTRDSVAVRPPVAGTPGREAHALALWSVDSSTAARLAQTVASRRTGRLAWRELVGPVQEAPP, from the coding sequence TTGGCAAGGGGACGATTCCCATTTTGTCGCCGGCTGACAACGATGCCGGTGGGCACCAGTGCCGATGCTTGCAGGCCCGCGTTCACCAAATTTCGCAGACTCATATCAGGCATCAACACTCCCGCGGCACCGGGATACCTGTATGTGCAGACGCGCCTGCCCGATGGCTGGCAACGCGGCTACCTGGTGCTGGCGGCGAGCGGGGAATCGCTGGGCCGTCTCCACGACGGCGCGCCACGGCTCCACTACGCCACGGGTCACAGCCTCGGCCTGGCGGGCACCCTGGCACTGACCCGCGACAGCGTGGCCGTCCGCCCGCCGGTGGCGGGCACGCCGGGGCGTGAGGCGCATGCGCTGGCGCTCTGGTCGGTGGACAGCAGCACAGCAGCCCGGCTTGCGCAAACCGTAGCCAGCCGGCGCACTGGCCGCCTGGCCTGGCGCGAACTGGTCGGTCCCGTGCAAGAGGCGCCGCCATGA